The following DNA comes from Streptomyces pristinaespiralis.
AGCGCGCCTGGTACCGGAGGATCTCCGCCCTGACGAGTGAGAAGAACTCCGCCTCCGGGACGTTCAGTTGCTCTTCGCACAGCGGGGCGAGGTAGCGGAAGACGCCCACGAAGAGACCCGCGTGGATGAACTGGGTGAGGAAGCCCGGCTCCTCGGTGAGGAGGATCCGCCGCACGTCCTCCGGCATGGACGCGTGCTCGGGCACCGGCTGGGCGCTCACGTTCACGTCGTCGACGAAGTCCTTGATCGCGAGGCGGACGGGAACGTCGTGGTCGTCGTAGACGACGATGGCGTTCTCTCCGTGCGGGGAGAAGACCGTTCCGTAGCGGTAGAGGAAGTGCAGCAGCGGGGGCAGCAGCGCCGCGAAGAGCCGCTGGAGCCAGACGGTCGGGGCGAGCCCCGAGCGGGCGACGAGCTCGGCCGTGAACGCCCGGCCCTGTGGGTCCGTGTGGAGGAGCGAGGCGAGGGTGCGGGCCCGCTCGCCGGCGTCCAGCCGCGGCTGGAGCGGCTCCCTCCAGATGGCTCCGAGCAGTTCCTTGTACTGGTACGGCACCTCTGCCAGGTGGTCGTACAGCGGATGCTCGACCGTGACGGAGGCGACCTCCCCGAGCAGGACGACCCGGCACTCGTCGCGCAGGAACGGGTCGGCGTCACGCAGCCCGTGCACCCACGCGGTGACGGCGGGGGCGGCGAGAGTGCGCTCTGTGGGCAGGCCGCGCCAGACCAGGGTGTTCAGGATGGACAGCGGCAGTTTGACCGTGTGGCGATCGGGACGGTCGACGTTCACGAAGGTCCTGATCGACTGCTGGGGCAGTCGCAGGTCACCGTCGCTGGGCAGGGGAACGATGCGGCCGTCCGCGACGGCGGGCGCGTACAGGGGGAGGAGCACTTCGTCCCACTGCCAGGGATGCACCGGGAGGAACAGGTATGCGGCGGGATCGAGGCCCCTCGCGCGCAGTGCGTCGGCGAAGGACTCGCGGTTCGCCTCGTCGAGCTCGCGGAGATAGAGGTCCTCGGCCCGGTCGAGCCCGGCGACGCCGCGGTAAGCGGCGAGGCCGGTCCGCACCGCTATCCAGGGGAGGCGTACCAAGCGGCGGGCTTCCGGTGCCCACCGGTCGGCGTCGCCGGCGGAGAAGCCGATCCGGCCCTTGTTGAGAACCAGCCACGGGTGGCCCGTCTGGTGGCCCTCGAGTTCCGCGTAGCCCAGGTCCGCGAGCTCGGCGGCGGTCAGCGCGGTGCCGTCGAGCCGGGTGTCGCCGGCCAGGGTGACGGACATTTCGCGCAGCAGGTGGCCGAGGGTGGCTCCGTCGAGCCCCAGCAGGTTCCTGGCCCGCGCGAGGAAGGCGAGCGGGTCGGTGAAGGGGCGGCCGTCGCATTCGACGGAGGCGGGGTCGACACGCCAGCTTCCGTAGGCGCCGCGGCGGGCGCGGAAGGTGAGCACGCCTTCGGCGTCGATGGGCAGGGTGTAGCGAAGACCCTCGTCGTCGGGACCTGATCCGGACGGGTCCGGCACCGGCTCGATGATCTCTTCGTAGGCGAACTCGCCGATCATTTTCGCGAGGAGGCGGGCAGCGGCCCGGTCCCAGTTCTCCCGGGTCAGACCCGGGGGCGTGAACGGCACCTCGTGCGGCTGCCGGGCGGCGTCTTCGGCGCCGGCGGCATCGTGGGCCGTGGCCGGCCGGGGACCGGTGGAGCGGGAGCCGGTGGGGGCGGAGCCCGAGGGGGCAGAGCCCGAGGATACGGAGTCGATGGAGTCGTCGCTGGCAGGGGACTTCGGCACGGGGACTCCTCAAGTGGAACCGATGCGGATCGAGCGGTGTATGTAGGTCAGCGGGTTGTTCACAGCAGGTTCCGCAGGGCGCGGTCACGGACCATCAGGGCGGCTCTCTTGTCGGGAAGGTCGAGTTCGGCGGAGTAGCGGAAGCCTGCGGTGAGAAATGCGGAGACGGAGGGGGTGTTGCGCATGTCGGGCTCGGCGAGGACGCGGGTGCATCGAGGCCGATTGTCGAGAACGAGATCGGATACGGCTCGAAGGAGGGCGGACCCGATGCCACGGCCGCGGTCCACGACGCCGCCGATGAGCAGATGGATACCGGTGTCGTGCGGGCGCGCGGGATAGTGGCGGGCCAGCGGATCGAGGTCGGCCCGGTAGATCTCGAAGTAGCTCATGGGCTTCTCGTCGAGGACGCCGAGGCAGGGGATGCTCCGGCCGTCACCGTCCAGTTGTGAGCGCAGATGATCGGCGGTGACGGAGTCGGGTCCGGCCAGCTCCCAGAAGGCGGCGACCGCGGGGTCGTTCATCCATCGGCTGATCAGCGCGAGATCACGTTCGAGGATCACGGGGACAAGGCGGAAGACGCCGGCGGACGTGTCCGCCGGCTCCCAGCCCCCCAGGTTGTCGAGCAGGTCGCCGACAGGGCCGCCGCCGGTCGTCGCCGGTGCCCGGGGCGCTGCCGTTGCCTGGCCCCGGCACGCACCGGGAGCCGTTGCCGCGACCGGGCCGCCGGGCCGTCCCGGCTCCCGCACCGGCGCCGGTGCGGGCGTGGGCGTGGGCGACGCGGGCGATGCCGGGTCCTGCGGCCCGGCACCGTCGTGCCCGCGGAACAGCATGAGGAAGTCGTCCGGCAGCCGTAGGTCGAGCGTGTCCTCCGCACCCCCTCCCGGCCGGGGCGCGGGGCCGGACCCGCTGTCGGTGTGCGCATCGGTGGGAGGCAACGCGGCGCTCTCCTCTCGCGGTTCGGTCGGTTCGTGGTGGTGCCTCAAGATCGGAGGGGGTTGGCGATGGTGACGTAGACGGACTGGGTGTCGACCGGGCCGACGAGTTCGTCGAGCCCGTGGAGCCGGGTGAGCAGGTTGGCCTTGCAGCGCAGCGTGGGCGTCTGCAGCAGATGGCCGGGCAGTGGTGATCCGGTGCCGGCGGCGGAGGTCAGGAACTGCCGGAAGGCGGCGAGGAGGACGCGTTCGTCGGCAAGACGCTGGGCTCCGAAGGCTCCGATCAACCCCAGCACGTTGTTGATGCCGAGGTAGTAGGCGAAGCGTTCGTCGGTGACGTCGTCGGACACGAAGGTGTCGCTGTGGGTCCCGATGCCGGGGAGGCGGGCCGTGAGCCGCTCGCGGTGCGACTCGCGGAAGTAGTAGCCCTGGTTGTCGCGGTAGCGTCCGCCGGTCGGCCAGCCGTGCGGGTCGAGCAGTACGAGCGTGTTCTGTTGGTGTGCCTCGAGAGCGATACCCGCTGTGGCGTCCAGCCACAGCACCGGTCGCACGACGTGGTCGAGGTAGCGGAGGAACCACTCCGCCGCCACTGCCGTGACGGGCCGCCCGGTGTGGGCCGCGAGCCGTTCGACGACAAGGGCGAGGCGTGAGTGCATGCCCTCCCGCCCGGGCCACGGCCTGGGGGTGGTCAGCGCCGCGACGCAGACCGCGTCGTCCCCGGGGCCGAAGGGGTTGTGACGGATCATCACGTCGAGCCCCTGCAGGGGTTCGGCCCCAGGGGCGTCGACGGCGAGCCAGGCCGGGTCGCGCACGATGTCGAACCCGGGGTGTGCGGCCCGCCACTGCTCGGCGAGGCCCGCGCGGAGCAGCCGGTGCACCTCGACGCCCCGGTGGAGTTCCTTGCGGAGGTTCTCCCGCCGCGAGTTGGTGATGCGCAGCCCGAGGGAGAGTTTGAGCATGGCGGCCACGCCCGGGCGGTGCACGGTGCGGACGGAGGAGGTGGGGTACCAGACGTCGCCACGGGGACCGAGGTCGTGCAGCAGGCCGGCGTCCAGGAGGGCCGCCACCGCGGGGCGCTGCCTGATGTCCTGCGCCTGCCACGGATGGAGGGGCAGAGCGGCGGTGTCCGCGGGGAGCGGGAGATCGCCTCCCGCCAGCCGGGCGGTCAGCTGCTCGGCCGTGACGGTGCGGCCCTGCTCCGTCCAGGCCGATTCCGCGGCAAGGAGGGACCGGTCGACGGCCATCCAGTGCAGCGGGAAGGAGCCGTACAACTCGGGCGAGTAGCGCTGTGCTTCGGCTTCCGAAAGCCCTTCCCGGCTCTTGGGGGTCGGATGGAGCGGGTGGCCGAGCAGCAGCGACTGCTCGGCGGTGAGGAACAGGTCGGCCTCGGGCGGGGCGGTGGGGCGGGCGCGCCGGTCTGCGATGAAGTCGGCCGTGCGCCGGACGG
Coding sequences within:
- a CDS encoding GNAT family N-acetyltransferase; this translates as MPPTDAHTDSGSGPAPRPGGGAEDTLDLRLPDDFLMLFRGHDGAGPQDPASPASPTPTPAPAPVREPGRPGGPVAATAPGACRGQATAAPRAPATTGGGPVGDLLDNLGGWEPADTSAGVFRLVPVILERDLALISRWMNDPAVAAFWELAGPDSVTADHLRSQLDGDGRSIPCLGVLDEKPMSYFEIYRADLDPLARHYPARPHDTGIHLLIGGVVDRGRGIGSALLRAVSDLVLDNRPRCTRVLAEPDMRNTPSVSAFLTAGFRYSAELDLPDKRAALMVRDRALRNLL
- a CDS encoding IucA/IucC family protein, which produces MPFTPPGLTRENWDRAAARLLAKMIGEFAYEEIIEPVPDPSGSGPDDEGLRYTLPIDAEGVLTFRARRGAYGSWRVDPASVECDGRPFTDPLAFLARARNLLGLDGATLGHLLREMSVTLAGDTRLDGTALTAAELADLGYAELEGHQTGHPWLVLNKGRIGFSAGDADRWAPEARRLVRLPWIAVRTGLAAYRGVAGLDRAEDLYLRELDEANRESFADALRARGLDPAAYLFLPVHPWQWDEVLLPLYAPAVADGRIVPLPSDGDLRLPQQSIRTFVNVDRPDRHTVKLPLSILNTLVWRGLPTERTLAAPAVTAWVHGLRDADPFLRDECRVVLLGEVASVTVEHPLYDHLAEVPYQYKELLGAIWREPLQPRLDAGERARTLASLLHTDPQGRAFTAELVARSGLAPTVWLQRLFAALLPPLLHFLYRYGTVFSPHGENAIVVYDDHDVPVRLAIKDFVDDVNVSAQPVPEHASMPEDVRRILLTEEPGFLTQFIHAGLFVGVFRYLAPLCEEQLNVPEAEFFSLVRAEILRYQARFPGLKERYETFDLLTARIERLCLNRNRLHLDGYRDRPERPHAAVHGTVPNPLATA
- a CDS encoding IucA/IucC family protein, producing MNPTPAPDAPESHDGPAGHHRSKAGVSGPLTLEPATVPRQTGRDDEQRGGATAGPPHPCVPERSAHQDADHLDDPDPRRAADTATVENLLRCWVRENALPRPDGDILRVPLDASGTALLVPVRYWSATGWHRFGPPTLQGSPHEATRADAVTVAALLGREAGRGEGTDLVGRVADSVRRTADFIADRRARPTAPPEADLFLTAEQSLLLGHPLHPTPKSREGLSEAEAQRYSPELYGSFPLHWMAVDRSLLAAESAWTEQGRTVTAEQLTARLAGGDLPLPADTAALPLHPWQAQDIRQRPAVAALLDAGLLHDLGPRGDVWYPTSSVRTVHRPGVAAMLKLSLGLRITNSRRENLRKELHRGVEVHRLLRAGLAEQWRAAHPGFDIVRDPAWLAVDAPGAEPLQGLDVMIRHNPFGPGDDAVCVAALTTPRPWPGREGMHSRLALVVERLAAHTGRPVTAVAAEWFLRYLDHVVRPVLWLDATAGIALEAHQQNTLVLLDPHGWPTGGRYRDNQGYYFRESHRERLTARLPGIGTHSDTFVSDDVTDERFAYYLGINNVLGLIGAFGAQRLADERVLLAAFRQFLTSAAGTGSPLPGHLLQTPTLRCKANLLTRLHGLDELVGPVDTQSVYVTIANPLRS